A portion of the Oncorhynchus gorbuscha isolate QuinsamMale2020 ecotype Even-year linkage group LG19, OgorEven_v1.0, whole genome shotgun sequence genome contains these proteins:
- the si:ch211-261d7.6 gene encoding zinc finger protein 429 isoform X2: MEDVSAVTIKDEGGDEQESEDVSENLTKKTENSANKSAKDDSTDVKLASMRCQDCGQQFTRWEAFKTHLRKHVLEEAIAEEEERRQGIKRALETNGSNGNVESAAPEKKQKNNDDGDYEENSDVDVEGDEEDDEEFFDSSWQVGPSEIVTVRPRVAMLSEEEKPVFSGSHKVYACSICGKVYSYLESFRNHQKMHEKEVKKQPTENKCPDCGKVFARPSLLVTHLKVHRPPVPMEPSTLKCDQCVKNFNSLQTYLIHMDLHKQKPFWCLACAKGFRDELSLDKHLQGHNLRRHKCDLCEKSFRVPAELRYHYNTHTGAKPYKCPLCKKNFSQLGNLITHRKKHVGVYVGASKTPLGPRNHLFAGRRRVTEMKRLVFTGMGNTEEAEVIDMLQEEQEEEEEEDIKVGEEESGSEESESRSEDSGAEDSSKSDSSDSSGSDSSDDSDSSGSGVEEEEQEGKEETSLEAHVAEQQKIHKEWECFECGEGFDQESALHLHYMKHASGELPVQ, translated from the exons ATGGAGGATGTCTCCGCTGTAACGATCAAAGACGAGGGAGGAGATGAACAGGAGTCGGAAGATGTCAGTGAAAATTTAACCAAGAAGACCGAAAACAGCGCCAACAAGTCTGCCAAAGATGACAGTACCGATG TGAAACTAGCCAGTATGAGGTGTCAGGACTGTGGGCAGCAGTTCACTCGCTGGGAGGCCTTCAAGACTCACCTGCGCAAGCATGTTCTGGAGGAGGCAATAGCGGAGGAGGAGGAACGAAGGCAGGGCATTAAGAGAGCCCTGGAGACGAACGGGAGCAATGGCAATGTGGAGTCGGCAGCACCTGAGAAAAAGCAGAAAAATAATGATGACGGTGATTACGAAGAGAACAGTGATGTAGACGTGGAAGGTGATGAAGAAGACGATGAAGAGTTCTTCGACAGTTCCTGGCAGGTCGGACCATCAGAGATCGTCACAGTTCGTCCGCGCGTTGCCATgctgtctgaggaggagaagcCAGTCTTCAGCGGCTCCCACAAGGTCTATGCATGCTCCATCTGTGGGAAGGTCTACTCCTACCTCGAGTCGTTTAGAAATCACCAGAAGATGCATGAAAAAGAAGTTAAAAAACAACCCACAGAGAACAAGTGCCCGGACTGTGGGAAGGTCTTTGCTCGCCCGTCCCTTCTGGTGACTCACTTGAAAGTGCACAGGCCTCCCGTGCCGATGGAACCCTCCACTCTGAAGTGCGATCAGTGTGTAAAAAACTTCAATTCCCTGCAGACTTATTTGATCCACATGGACCTGCACAAGCAGAAGCCTTTCTGGTGCCTGGCCTGTGCTAAGGGCTTTAGGGATGAGCTCTCTCTGGACAAACACCTGCAGGGCCACAACCTGAGGCGCCACAAGTGTGACCTCTGTGAAAAGTCTTTCCGCGTTCCCGCTGAGCTCCGCTACCACTACAATACTCACACCGGCGCCAAGCCCTACAAATGCCCGCTCTGCAAGAAGAACTTCTCCCAGCTGGGCAACCTCATCACGCATCGGAAGAAGCACGTAGGGGTCTACGTCGGGGCCAGCAAGACGCCACTGGGACCCAGGAACCACCTGTTTGCTGGGAGGAGAAGGGTGACAGAGATGAAGAGGCTGGTGTTCACAGGGATGGGTAACACAGAGGAGGCGGAGGTGATAGATATGCTTCaagaggagcaggaagaggaagaagaggaagatatTAAGGTGGGTGAGGAGGAATCTGGATCAGAAGAGTCTGAGTCTCGTTCTGAAGATTCTGGTGCTGAGGATTCGTCTAAATCCGATTCATCAGACTCTTCTGGATCTGATTCCTCTGATGACTCTGATTCCTCTGGAtcgggagtggaggaggaggagcaagagggGAAAGAAGAGACTTCATTGGAAGCACATGTGGCGGAGCAACAGAAAATACATAAGGAATGGGAGTGTTTTGAATGTGGTGAAGGGTTTGATCAAGAGTCAGCATTGCACCTGCACTATATGAAACACGCCAGTGGGGAGCTGCCAGTACAATGA
- the si:ch211-261d7.6 gene encoding zinc finger protein 91 isoform X1 — protein sequence MEDVSAVTIKDEGGDEQESEDVSENLTKKTENSANKSAKDDSTDGDGLFRCLDCEEVFGEEAAYQEHQHEHTHDGPIVCLDSDSHLDGLLVSESGGQRTLCCALCGRHFADSRGFYSHQVKHRNEALKQSTPVLQSTPVALSTAGPQSTPDQSLGVAKQYVYECEDCGKTYTSMGSFISHTRSHKQASKSVFHELAHLKKKSFECQTCGRCYSRSSALDAHRRCHEVKLIPKSRKRDAEKQPPAEEPAIATEDSNKASEQVDEAQENLFGCSCGKTFRAQSGLKTHQRFSHNDKCSPEKLKRKPNKFDCSECERTFSTYAGMLCHQRYHMKRGGSGGKRFPCEECDKVFTTLTFYYKHQRLAHTQETPAKSFLHQVCQLQKKAFECQECGLRFSRASALQSHRLCHNDVFGRTEKEFQTQTSPLPQHKQLLDNKTETETFAFGAIVYPQDTLQTPVTERDPCFYETDGDAEADGTDDVNVEVISISASDGSVRDEEESQQELNPDLELLCESDQEGKDEMDAVLFPTEYISSTLKSKPEIDLKIVQIDFPPFVGEGTQREKVQGLDPPKRFNCPECYRWFTSAASLRSHKLWHRVDGKKRWNPEKDLFKCDFCGFDTTHRKTYHNHMRKHDGRKPHKSVLYQLAGLQKNSFKCEVCGKCFSRMSALHSHQQQHPKSKAHPCPDCEKTYSNASGLYNHRKSCHAPTPTPDEVSDTKTEVFNPKKTLLGPTVYCERCGKGFWSLGAYAHHKQNQAQCAHLKEKNEPTVSSHSVNGPPRVRGKVACPVCRKKFRHQGIMKSHMRKHENGNHRCELCNKSFRMFSSLLRHQVVHNAQILPPPIKSFQHQVEQVKKNAYSCPDCGKLFSRAKALKFHMKSHGYETDYSASSPKSALELEGLKCSTCLSHFSNKSSLHTHQKQCGKKKTVIKSHKDDIVQHDTAPKVKKLNCPSCPSLFNNLLSLQYHRKECGKPRAVAGLDVKAKGGIEKVTKCIVKDLVETTLSNNSGTEKMTKSVTEKERGEQKETNESLTLKKAATINTTDLKYKCKECERSFAVVGALNFHKRIHVLGHKSKVKPKLKFQVAAIPEEPKQPKKVEQTTKGQFCCPECGRRFISNAALGTHRRWHTDKKFAGSLIKDDNISSVGQKSVDEGPFQCNKCGKGFFYLCVLRRHQLYYPPCQTKAKPEPAADTSMEGNRKPSHAEFACPECNTTFVKGSLLAAHHESEHNKPIESADLQGDQSMTVSIEEVPEQPATSHSKSEVIPLKKPKLKSNLHQCPHCDMSFLKVRGLRAHKWQAHSQGKTVKSKGTLAESGDSVAINNLATKGNERINESKDLVTENKGTVVKTEHFVTKNKNAVGRRKKKGRPGLKSIPCVDCGKRYSSSGALYNHKKICGVLKQEVNPGMAEVVEEEPSPPTRLYEQTIKYLFKCDKCGKAFPTEEQLGTHKDLAKSRPHSCALCCRGYWTETQLQQHLAWHDEVRRRLPTELRYRLSASVSTGPAKLNVPLPALKAKSSLKPLSTPPSRPQNSHKCQHCGKAFLSPGALHKHEAQHDSDGSYRCSLCPRTFSEIRDLIDHHQECMGDDKGQRDPYTAVSSRDTDGLTCIECGMRFSRELELHQHYIEHARGAY from the exons ATGGAGGATGTCTCCGCTGTAACGATCAAAGACGAGGGAGGAGATGAACAGGAGTCGGAAGATGTCAGTGAAAATTTAACCAAGAAGACCGAAAACAGCGCCAACAAGTCTGCCAAAGATGACAGTACCGATG GGGATGGGCTTTTCCGCTGTCTGGATTGTGAAGAAGTCTTTGGGGAGGAGGCGGCTTACCAGGAGCATCAACATGAGCACACCCATGATGGCCCAATAGTCTGCCTGGACTCTGACTCCCATTTGGATGGCTTGCTTGTTTCAGAGAGTGGGGGCCAACGGACACTATGTTGCGCTCTTTGTGGGCGCCATTTTGCAGACTCAAGGGGTTTTTACTCACACCAGGTCAAACACCGTAATGAAGCCCTCAAGCAGTCAACTCCTGTTTTGCAATCAACTCCTGTGGCCCTGTCAACAGCTGGGCCCCAGTCAACTCCTGATCAGAGCTTGGGGGTGGCTAAGCAGTATGTCTATGAATGTGAAGACTGTGGGAAAACCTATACTTCGATGGGCTCTTTCATCAGTCATACACGCTCACACAAGCAAGCTTCCAAATCAGTTTTCCATGAGCTGGCACACCTGAAAAAGAAGTCCTTTGAGTGTCAAACTTGTGGTCGCTGTTACTCCCGTTCATCAGCTCTTGATGCTCACCGGCGTTGTCATGAGGTCAAACTAATCCCAAAGTCCCGCAAAAGGGATGCAGAGAAGCAACCACCCGCAGAGGAGCCTGCCATTGCAACAGAGGACAGCAACAAAGCTTCTGAACAGGTAGATGAGGCACAGGAAAATCTGTTTGGGTGTTCATGTGGCAAAACATTTCGCGCCCAGTCTGGCCTGAAAACACACCAACGATTTAGCCACAATGACAAATGTTCTCCTGAAAAGCTTAAGAGAAAACCCAACAAATTTGACTGCAGTGAGTGTGAGAGGACCTTCAGTACTTACGCCGGCATGCTCTGCCATCAACGTTATCATATGAAACGAGGTGGTAGTGGTGGCAAAAGGTTTCCATGTGAGGAGTGTGACAAGGTCTTCACAACGCTCACATTCTACTACAAGCACCAGCGTTTGGCTCATACTCAAGAGACTCCAGCAAAATCTTTCCTTCATCAGGTTTGCCAGCTCCAGAAGAAAGCGTTTGAGTGTCAGGAGTGTGGGCTCCGATTTTCCAGGGCCTCGGCTCTCCAGTCCCATCGGCTTTGCCATAACGATGTTTTTGGACGGACTGAGAAAGAATTCCAGACACAAACATCCCCACTACCTCAACATAAGCAATTACTGGATAACAAGACAGAAACTGAAACATTTGCTTTCGGGGCCATTGTCTACCCACAGGACACCCTTCAGACCCctgtgactgagagagaccccTGTTTCTATGAAACTGATGGGGATGCAGAGGCTGATGGAACTGATGATGTCAATGTAGAGGTGATCAGTATAAGTGCCTCAGATGGCTCTGTAAGGGATGAAGAAGAGTCACAACAAGAACTCAACCCTGATCTTGAATtactgtgtgaatcagaccaGGAGGGAAAAGATGAGATGGATGCTGTGTTGTTTCCAACGGAGTACATTTCTAGTACACTTAAGTCTAAACCAGAGATTGATCTGAAAATTGTACAAATTGACTTTCCGCCATTTGTCGGCGAAGGAACTCAAAGGGAGAAGGTTCAGGGACTAGACCCACCTAAAAGATTTAACTGTCCTGAGTGTTACCGCTGGTTTACCAGTGCTGCATCTTTGCGCTCTCACAAACTGTGGCACAGAGTAGATGGCAAAAAACGATGGAATCCTGAAAAGGATCTTTTCAAGTGCGACTTTTGTGGGTTTGACACTACACATCGGAAAACGTACCACAATCACATGCGAAAACACGATGGACGAAAACCCCACAAGAGTGTATTGTACCAGCTTGCCGGACTACAGAAGAATAGCTTCAAATGTGAGGTGTGTGGAAAGTGTTTCTCACGCATGTCTGCACTACACTCTCATCAGCAACAGCATCCAAAAAGCAAAGCTCATCCATGTCCAGATTGCGAGAAGACTTACTCTAATGCCAGTGGTTTGTACAACCACCGCAAAAGCTGCCACGCTCCAACCCCCACCCCAGATGAAGTATCAGACACTAAAACTGAAGTGTTTAATCCAAAGAAGACTTTATTAGGCCCAACGGTTTATTGCGAGCGATGTGGGAAGGGCTTCTGGTCATTGGGTGCTTACGCTCACCACAAGCAGAATCAAGCTCAGTGTGCACATTTGAAGGAGAAGAATGAGCCAACAGTGTCTTCGCATTCTGTCAATGGCCCTCCACGTGTTCGTGGTAAAGTTGCTTGCCCTGTATGCAGAAAGAAATTTCGTCACCAAGGCATTATGAAATCTCATATGAGGAAGCACGAGAATGGGAATCATAGATGTGAGCTTTGTAACAAGTCTTTTCGCATGTTCTCAAGCCTCCTCAGGCACCAGGTTGTACATAATGCTCAAATCCTCCCGCCTCCTATCAAGTCTTTTCAACATCAGGTAGAACAAGTGAAGAAGAATGCATACAGCTGCCCTGATTGTGGAAAACTGTTTTCACGAGCCAAGGCACTTAAATTCCACATGAAGAGCCATGGTTATGAGACCGACTACTCTGCCTCATCGCCTAAATCTGCTCTTGAGCTAGAGGGGCTGAAGTGTTCAACATGCCTTTCCCATTTCAGCAACAAATCTTCATTGCACACTCACCAAAAACAGTGTGGCAAGAAAAAGACTGTCATTAAAAGCCACAAGGATGATATTGTCCAACATGACACAGCTCCTAAAGTGAAGAAGCTCAATTGTCCCTCCTGCCCTTCTCTTTTCAACAATTTACTGTCATTGCAGTATCATCGAAAAGAATGTGGCAAGCCGAGGGCAGTTGCAGGCTTGGATGTCAAAGCgaaaggagggatagagaaggtGACAAAGTGCATTGTCAAAGACCTTGTGGAAACAACTCTGTCAAACAACTCTGGCACTGAGAAAATGACTAAATCTGTTACTGAGAAGGAACGTGGTGAACAAAAGGAGACCAATGAGTCCCTAACCTTGAAGAAAGCTGCCACAATCAACACAACTGATCTGAAATACAAATGTAAAGAGTGTGAGAGAAGCTTTGCTGTTGTAGGAGCACTGAATTTCCATAAAAGGATTCATGTTCTGGGTCACAAGTCTAAAGTAAAACCGAAGCTGAAATTTCAAGTGGCCGCAATCCCTGAAGAACCCAAGCAACCCAAAAAGGTAGAGCAAACAACTAAAGGCCAATTCTGTTGTCCAGAATGCGGAAGACGTTTTATCTCCAATGCAGCCCTTGGCACTCACAGACGATGGCACACAGATAAGAAGTTTGCTGGTTCACTGATAAAAGATGACAATATAAGTTCTGTTGGGCAAAAGTCAGTGGACGAGGGACCTTTTCAGTGCAACAAGTGTGGTAAGGGCTTCTTTTACCTGTGTGTTCTCCGCCGGCACCAGTTGTATTACCCGCCATGTCAGACCAAAGCCAAGCCAGAGCCTGCAGCGGACACCAGCATGGAAGGCAACCGCAAACCCTCACACGCTGAATTTGCATGTCCAGAATGTAACACAACTTTCGTCAAGGGCTCACTTTTAGCAGCTCACCATGAAAGTGAGCATAACAAACCCATTGAGTCTGCAGATCTTCAGGGGGACCAGTCCATGACCGTGTCCATTGAAGAGGTCCCGGAGCAGCCTGCCACGTCACACAGCAAGTCTGAAGTCATTCCATTAAAGAAGCCAAAGCTTAAATCAAATCTTCACCAGTGTCCCCATTGTGATATGAGCTTCTTGAAGGTTCGAGGCTTGCGTGCCCACAAATGGCAGGCCCACTCCCAGGGCAAGACGGTTAAGAGTAAGGGCACTTTGGCTGAGAGCGGGGACTCTGTTGCCATAAATAACTTGGCTACCAAGGGAAATGAACGGATTAATGAGAGTAAGGACTTAGTTACAGAAAACAAAGGCACTGTTGTCAAAACTGAACACTTTGTCACAAAGAATAAGAATGCTGTTGGCAGAAGGAAGAAGAAAGGTCGACCAGGTTTAAAATCCATCCCTTGCGTtgactgtgggaagagatacAGTTCTTCTGGGGCACTCTATAATCACAAGAAGATCTGTGGAGTGCTCAAACAGGAAGTTAATCCAGGAATGGCAGAAGTAGTGGAAGAGGAACCCTCACCACCAACCCGCCTCTATGAGCAGACAATCAAATACCTCTTCAAGTGTGACAAGTGTGGAAAAGCTTTCCCAACTGAAGAGCAACTAGGAACCCACAAGGACTTGGCAAAGAGCCGACCTCACTCTTGCGCCCTGTGCTGCCGTGGATATTGGACTGAGACTCAGTTGCAACAGCACCTGGCCTGGCACGACGAGGTCCGCCGACGACTACCAACAGAGCTTCGTTACAGACTCAGTGCTTCTGTAAGCACAGGGCCCGCCAAACTCAATGTCCCTCTGCCTGCTTTGAAGGCGAAGTCATCCCTCAAGCCACTATCTACACCCCCCTCCCGGCCACAGAATAGCCACAAGTGCCAGCACTGTGGAAAAGCGTTTCTATCTCCAGGTGCTCTGCATAAACACGAGGCTCAACACGACAGCGATGGCTCCTACCGTTGCTCCCTTTGTCCCCGGACCTTCAGTGAGATTCGGGACCTCATTGACCATCACCAGGAATGTATGGGTGATGACAAAGGGCAGAGAGATCCCTACACTGCTGTCTCCTCAAGAGACACCGATGGCCTTACCTGCATTGAATGTGGAATGCGTTTCAGTCGAGAGTTGGAGTTGCACCAGCACTACATTGAACATGCTCGTGGAGCATATTAG